A genomic stretch from Streptomyces sp. QL37 includes:
- a CDS encoding MAB_1171c family putative transporter: protein MLDICTYIGSTVMTVMALWRLPALRYDDPERRALWACASGFAAALWCRVPAVKSALDSPITDLYVLVKYLTSIIAILAVLRYITAIYGKARGPAGNPRYVETSRRVNRIAHGCALSAVGAMVILFFTAVDRSRPSTEFATDHAGQWGAATFISILYVYLASAAATCMFQWGRAARRAETRLLRSGLALMALAMALYTLYSLFRIVTVWAPTNASAPTMRIVADTSNLTVGLLWAAGASIPSAKALSARWTAWRALHELYPLRRDLMSAFPDIPFQPSASRLREWTRTSPSLDVRLDQWTQDIGDAVEQLRHYATPSLLHVAEDATAAHADPEPAAEAYWIKAALRNARSGLRSRLPVRGLRDKPLSDIHAEAHWLARVQAVYATISDRQLEALLARAAGEPDAHHLSDQAAR from the coding sequence ATGCTCGACATCTGCACCTACATCGGATCCACCGTCATGACGGTGATGGCCTTGTGGCGGTTGCCGGCGCTTCGCTATGACGACCCGGAGAGGCGGGCCCTCTGGGCGTGCGCGTCTGGGTTCGCCGCCGCGCTGTGGTGTCGTGTACCTGCGGTCAAGAGCGCTCTGGACTCCCCGATAACCGACCTGTATGTGCTGGTGAAGTACCTCACCTCGATAATCGCCATCCTCGCCGTTCTGCGGTACATCACGGCCATCTACGGCAAGGCGCGAGGGCCGGCAGGCAATCCGCGCTACGTGGAGACGTCCCGTCGCGTCAACCGCATCGCGCACGGCTGCGCACTCAGCGCTGTCGGCGCGATGGTCATCCTCTTCTTCACCGCGGTGGACCGAAGCCGCCCAAGCACCGAGTTCGCGACCGACCACGCGGGGCAATGGGGCGCGGCCACCTTCATCAGCATCCTGTATGTGTACTTGGCGTCGGCCGCGGCAACCTGCATGTTCCAGTGGGGCCGCGCCGCTCGTCGCGCTGAGACTAGGCTTCTGCGCTCAGGACTCGCGCTGATGGCCCTCGCAATGGCGCTGTACACGCTCTACTCGCTGTTCCGGATCGTCACAGTCTGGGCCCCGACGAACGCCAGTGCCCCGACCATGCGAATCGTCGCCGATACCAGCAATCTCACGGTTGGTCTCCTGTGGGCCGCGGGAGCAAGCATCCCTTCCGCAAAGGCCCTTTCGGCGCGCTGGACGGCCTGGAGGGCGCTGCACGAGTTGTACCCGTTGCGGCGCGACTTGATGAGCGCCTTCCCTGACATCCCGTTCCAGCCATCCGCGAGCCGTCTGCGGGAGTGGACCAGGACTTCACCGTCGCTCGATGTCAGGCTCGATCAGTGGACGCAAGACATCGGGGACGCAGTGGAGCAGCTGCGGCATTACGCCACTCCGTCCCTGTTGCACGTAGCGGAAGACGCGACCGCCGCGCACGCGGACCCGGAGCCGGCAGCGGAGGCGTACTGGATCAAGGCAGCCTTGCGTAACGCGCGCTCCGGCCTGCGTTCCCGGTTGCCGGTGAGAGGACTCCGGGACAAACCGCTCTCAGATATCCATGCCGAGGCGCACTGGCTCGCTCGCGTGCAGGCCGTCTACGCGACCATCTCGGACAGGCAACTCGAGGCTCTGCTCGCCCGGGCAGCCGGGGAGCCCGACGCGCACCACCTCAGCGACCAAGCTGCGCGTTAA